From the genome of Primulina eburnea isolate SZY01 chromosome 12, ASM2296580v1, whole genome shotgun sequence, one region includes:
- the LOC140806688 gene encoding uncharacterized protein: protein MARTESRLDNLETRMTSIGATLKILESQVGQITKQLTSQPSGAVQKTADPNLREVNAIFIRHEEIFVVGKEEKEVELTPVRDEKPTPTKRARGKKFERYDLNQCIDISLLPYPQRFLQLQAELQKKKGLEDLKNLNTNNEFADQVEGEFTKGTRRNFPQKLLDPGEFIVPCEIGNHLVEKAICDSGANINIMPSSLYKKLGLSRMRSTGLSLQMTVKSIRTPLGIVEDVELRIDKLKVLAEFVVLDMDNSQNVHVILGRPLLAAVGAIIDVK, encoded by the coding sequence atggctaggactgagtctaggctTGACAACTTAGAAACCCGCATGACAAGTATTGGTGCTACTTTGAAAATCCTGGAGTCGCAAGTTGGGCAAataacgaagcaactcacgTCTCAACCGTCAGGCGCAGTTCAAAAGACTGCCGACCCAAATCTGAGAGAGGTGAATGCCATTTTTATACGTCATGAAGAGATTTTTGTGGTAGGCAAAGAAGAGAAGGAGGTTGAACTTACTCCTGTTCGGGATGAAAAGCCAACTCCAACCAAAAGGGCCCGAGGTAAGAAATTTGAGAGGTACGATTTAAatcaatgcattgatatttctttacttccctaCCCCCAAAGATTTCTACAATTACAAGCTGAacttcaaaagaaaaaaggtcttgaagatctcaagaaccTAAACACTAATAATGAGTTTGCAGATCAGGTGGAAGGTGAATTTACCAAAGGAACACGAAGGAATTTCCCTCAGAAGTTGTTAGATCCCGGTGAATTTATTgtaccatgtgaaatagggAATCATTTAGTGGAGAAAGCTATATGTGACTCAGGAGCGAACATAAATATAATGCCAAGTTCTCTCTACAagaaacttggattgagcaGAATGAGGTCCACAGGACTAAGCTTACAAATGACAGTTAAATCGATCAGGACACCGTTGGGtattgtggaagatgttgaacttCGGATCGACAAATTGAAGGTTCTGGCAGAGTTCGTGGTACTTGATATGGATAATAGTCAGAACGTTCACGTCATTCTAGGACGACCATTATTGGCTGCTGTTGGAGCTATCATTGACGTGAAATGA